One window of Trifolium pratense cultivar HEN17-A07 linkage group LG5, ARS_RC_1.1, whole genome shotgun sequence genomic DNA carries:
- the LOC123883993 gene encoding zinc finger CCCH domain-containing protein 20, translating to MMIGEHHRSNPTVHIPPWPNHDDPTSEIYSSYFPDDGNAGAGDYSPYYLREAMAALQRYLPSNEFDAGDCDSDSESPADSPVDAFTGDHFRMYEFKIRRCSRGRSHDWTECPYAHPGEKARRRDPRKFHYSGTACPDFRKGNCKKGDACEYAHGVFECWLHPARYRTQPCKDGTSCRRRVCFFAHTPEQIRLNVNSPTPRSLNSPDSYDGSPLRQMALPLPFMSSPVSTTPPESPSPPMSPMAQSLSKSLGSSSINEMVASVRNLQLGKLKSIPSMPVNRNIALGPGFGSPRGSVLRPGFCSLPTTPTQVTGPGSGRVGYFDLWDQSCEEEPIMERVESGRDIRAKMFEKLSKENSLKNSDSGQPDGAPDVGWISDLVN from the coding sequence ATGATGATCGGAGAACACCATCGATCAAATCCAACGGTTCATATTCCTCCATGGCCAAATCACGATGATCCAACGTCTGAAATTTACTCCTCTTATTTCCCTGACGATGGCAATGCCGGCGCCGGAGATTACTCTCCGTACTATCTCCGTGAAGCAATGGCTGCGCTACAGCGTTATCTTCCGTCAAACGAGTTCGACGCCGGAGACTGTGATTCTGATTCGGAATCTCCGGCGGATTCTCCGGTGGATGCTTTTACAGGCGATCATTTTCGTATGTACGAGTTCAAGATAAGAAGATGCTCACGTGGAAGATCACATGACTGGACGGAGTGTCCGTACGCACATCCCGGAGAGAAAGCACGCCGCCGTGATCCGAGAAAGTTTCATTACTCCGGTACGGCGTGTCCTGATTTTCGTAAAGGAAACTGTAAAAAAGGTGACGCGTGTGAATACGCGCACGGTGTTTTCGAGTGTTGGCTTCATCCAGCTCGTTACCGTACTCAGCCATGCAAAGACGGTACTAGCTGTCGCCGCCGTGTTTGTTTCTTCGCTCACACGCCGGAACAGATCCGTCTCAATGTTAACAGTCCAACTCCACGTAGTCTTAACTCGCCGGATTCATACGACGGTTCTCCGTTACGACAAATGGCTTTACCGTTACCTTTCATGTCTTCTCCCGTTTCGACAACTCCACCGGAGTCACCGTCGCCACCGATGTCTCCGATGGCTCAGTCGCTGAGTAAATCTCTCGGCTCGAGTTCAATCAACGAGATGGTAGCTTCTGTACGTAATCTGCAGCTTGGAAAATTGAAATCTATACCTTCTATGCCGGTTAATAGAAACATTGCACTCGGGCCGGGTTTCGGGTCACCCAGAGGTTCTGTGCTTCGACCCGGTTTTTGTAGTCTTCCAACTACGCCAACTCAAGTTACTGGACCGGGTTCGGGTCGGGTTGGATATTTTGATCTTTGGGATCAGAGTTGTGAGGAGGAACCTATTATGGAGAGAGTTGAATCTGGGAGAGATATAAGGGCTAAGATGTTTGAGAAATTAAGCAAAgaaaattcattgaaaaattcGGATTCGGGTCAACCTGATGGTGCTCCAGATGTTGGGTGGATATCTGATTTGGTtaattga